The Panicum hallii strain FIL2 chromosome 9, PHallii_v3.1, whole genome shotgun sequence genome has a window encoding:
- the LOC112874918 gene encoding DNA repair endonuclease UVH1 isoform X1, whose product MLAFEEQVVSDLVEDPNGGLVVLSSGFPLASLAAALLLQLHLHPPPGDATGGGCLLVLSAPDPLKARIRRRLQDRLQVHDVPPDLPAQQRASLYASGAALFLSPRALAADLLTSRLHPSHVRALLLLSAHRSSDTSSDAFIARLLRQRRLLPVYAFSDRPHAMVAGFSKAERAMKSLYIRRLHLWPRFHVLAAADLERAPPDVVDVRVPMTPAMRGIQAAVLAAMDACLKELRRTNKVDVEDLTVDKGLFKSFDEIVRRQLDPIWHTLGKKTKQLVADLRTLRKLLDYLVRPTCRYDAVTYLKYLDTLRVSEGVRSVWILADSSHKIFELAKRRVYQVVRADGMRVSTDNKGTPTKKMKLVHNSTGKGKENENEGSTADKHNTQKVIADVGIVLDEVLEEAPKWKVLRELLQEIAEEQMKGDRENAQDEDESGIVLVTCKDELTCFQLQECISKDPHKVMREEWEKYLLGKAELHGLQKKNKKKSEQPKGFGVLDGEVQMGPNESAGPVSISKLETNALLAAASELRNITKEADVKDGSNVSCTKRELVKGKAKGKSKKTTEKRRGSNRKNRNNEGNDNDQGTAVEAEGQLGKTDEHADIDASKVSTDDDFMLASTSGGACNYSSDFRGLANGKPLPPVQFHALDSDLHILDVWKPSIIIVYHPDITFVREIEVYKAENPSRKLKVYFLFYEDSTEVQKFESSIRRENEAFESLIRQKSLMMIPVDQDGRCIGPTLANEPDPLLCQNSITRKAGGKKAPEKEMQVIVDMREFMSSLPNVLHQKGIRIVPVTLEVGDYVLSPLICVERKSIADLFQSFASGRLYNQVEIMARYYKIPVLLIEFSQDKSFSFQSASEIGDDVSPTNIISKLSLLVLHFPRLRIVWSRSLHATAEIFVSLKTNQDEPDEKKAIRVGVPSEDGIVEDDVRAENYNTSAIEFLRRLPGVTDSNYRAIMDGCNSLAELALLPVEELAGLVGSQKGARTLKEFLDAKCPTML is encoded by the exons atgcttGCGTTCGAGGAGCAGGTGGTGTCGGACCTGGTAGAGGACCCCAACGGCGGGCTGGTGGTCCTCTCCTCGGGCTTCCCGctcgcctccctcgccgccgccctccttcTCCAGCTACACCTGCACCCGCCCCCCGGCGACGCGACAGGCGGAGGATGCCTCCTCGTCCTCTCTGCCCCGGACCCCCTCAAGGCCcggatccgccgccgcctccaagaCAGGCTGCAGGTCCACGATGTACcccccgacctccccgcccagCAGCGCGCCTCCCTTTATGCCTCTGGCGccgccctcttcctctcccccCGCGCTCTCGCCGCCGACCTCCTCACCTCCCGCCTCCACCCCTCCCACGTCCgggccctcctcctcctctccgccCACCGCTCCTCCGATACCTCCTCTGACGCCTTCAtcgcccgcctcctccgccaacGCCGTCTTCTCCCCGTCTACGCCTTCTCTGACCGCCCCCACGCCATGGTCGCCGGCTTCTCCAAGGCCGAGCGTGCCATGAAGAGCCTCTACATCCGGCGTCTCCATCTCTGGCCCCGCTTCCACGTCCTCGCCGCCGCAGACCTGGAGCGCGCCCCGCCTGACGTGGTCGACGTCCGCGTCCCCATGACGCCTGCCATGAGGGGCATCCAAGCCGCCGTCCTCGCTGCCATGGACGCCTGCCTCAAGGAGCTCAGGCGCACCAACAAGGTGGACGTCGAGGACCTCACCGTTGACAAGGGCCTTTTCAAGTCCTTCGATGAGATCGTCAGGAGGCAGCTCGACCCCATCTGGCACACTCTCGGCAAGAAGACAAAGCAGCTTGTGGCGGACCTCAGGACGCTACGCAAGCTGCTCGATTACCTTGTCAG GCCAACGTGTAGGTATGATGCAGTTACATACTTGAAGTACCTTGACACGCTGAGAGTATCTGAAGGTGTTAGATCAGTTTGGATACTTGCTGACTCAAGCCACAAGATATTTGAGCTTGCAAAAAGGCGTGTTTACCAGGTTGTGAGAGCAGATGGTATGAGGGTTAGCACTGATAACAAGGGCACACCAACAAAGAAGATGAAATTGGTACACAATAGTACCGGTAAGGGAAAAGAAAATG AAAACGAGGGCTCCACTGCAGACAAGCACAACACTCAGAAGGTTATTGCTGATGTGGGCATTGTGTTGGATGAGGTTTTGGAGGAGGCGCCAAAATGGAAAGTGTTACGG GAATTGTTGCAAGAGATAGCAGAAGAACAGATGAAGGGAGATCGTGAGAATGCACAAGATGAAGATGAAAGTGGCATAGTTTTAGTAACATGTAAAGATGAGCTCACATGCTTTCAGCTGCAAGAATGCATATCAAAAGACCCCCATAAG GTTATGCGAGAAGAGTGGGAGAAGTATTTGCTTGGGAAAGCTGAGCTGCATGGATTacagaaaaagaacaagaaaaaaTCTGAGCAACCAAAAGGGTTTGGTGTCCTGGATGGGGAAGTTCAAATGGGGCCTAATGAGAGTGCAGGCCCCGTTAGCATTAGCAAGCTTGAAACTAATGCCTTACTTGCAGCTGCCTCTGAATTAAGAAATATAACTAAGGAAGCTGATGTCAAGGATGGTTCAAATGTCAGCTGCACTAAAAGGGAGTTGGTAAAGGGAAAAGCAAAGGGCAAATCAAAGAAAACCACTGAAAAGAGACGAGGCAGCAATAGAAAAAATAGAAATAACGAGGGAAATGACAACGACCAAGGTACTGCTGTGGAGGCGGAAGGCCAATTAGGCAAAACCGATGAACATGCCGATATCGATGCTTCTAAGGTGTCCACAGATGATGATTTCATGTTGGCCTCTACTTCTGGTGGTGCCTGTAATTATTCATCTGATTTTAGAGGTTTGGCAAATGGCAAGCCACTACCTCCTGTGCAATTTCATGCCCTAGACAGTGACCTGCACATACTTGATGTATGGAAGCCATCTATTATCATTGTTTACCATCCAGATATAACTTTTGTTAGAGAAATTGAAGTATACAAGGCAGAAAACCCATCAAGGAAGTTAAAAGTTTACTTTCTTTTTTATGAAGATTCTACCGAGGTGCAAAAATTTGAATCTAGCATTCGCCGAGAAAATGAAGCATTTGAATCTTTGATAAGACAGAAGTCCCTAATGATGATACCCGTTGATCAG GATGGCCGTTGCATTGGACCAACTCTTGCAAATGAACCGGATCCTCTTTTGTGTCAGAACTCAATCACAAGAAAGGCAGGTGGTAAAAAGGCACCAGAGAAAGAGATGCAG GTTATTGTAGACATGAGAGAGTTCATGAGCAGTCTTCCCAATGTACTACACCAGAAAGGTATTCGTATAGTACCGGTAACCCTTGAAGTTGGTGACTATGTTCTTTCTCCTCTGATCTGTGTTGAACGAAAAAGTATCGCGGACTTGTTCCAAAGCTTTGCTTCTGGTCGTCTTTACAATCAGGTAGAGATCATGGCACGTTACTACAAGATCCCAGTTCTTCTCATAGAGTTCTCGCAAGATAAGAGCTTTTCCTTTCAG TCTGCAAGTGAGATTGGGGATGATGTCTCTCCAACAAACATAATCTCGAAGCTTTCATTGCTAGTCCTGCATTTTCCTCGGCTTCGCATAGTCTGGTCACGCAGCTTGCATGCTACCGCGGAAATATTTGTATCACTTAAAACAAATCAGGATGAACCTGATGAGAAAAAGGCCATTAGAGTTGGCGTGCCATCTGAGGATGGGATTGTGGAGGACGATGTGAG GGCTGAAAATTACAACACATCGGCCATTGAGTTCTTAAGAAGGCTTCCTGGGGTGACGGATTCGAATTATAGA
- the LOC112874918 gene encoding DNA repair endonuclease UVH1 isoform X4 has translation MLAFEEQVVSDLVEDPNGGLVVLSSGFPLASLAAALLLQLHLHPPPGDATGGGCLLVLSAPDPLKARIRRRLQDRLQVHDVPPDLPAQQRASLYASGAALFLSPRALAADLLTSRLHPSHVRALLLLSAHRSSDTSSDAFIARLLRQRRLLPVYAFSDRPHAMVAGFSKAERAMKSLYIRRLHLWPRFHVLAAADLERAPPDVVDVRVPMTPAMRGIQAAVLAAMDACLKELRRTNKVDVEDLTVDKGLFKSFDEIVRRQLDPIWHTLGKKTKQLVADLRTLRKLLDYLVRYDAVTYLKYLDTLRVSEGVRSVWILADSSHKIFELAKRRVYQVVRADGMRVSTDNKGTPTKKMKLVHNSTENEGSTADKHNTQKVIADVGIVLDEVLEEAPKWKVLRELLQEIAEEQMKGDRENAQDEDESGIVLVTCKDELTCFQLQECISKDPHKVMREEWEKYLLGKAELHGLQKKNKKKSEQPKGFGVLDGEVQMGPNESAGPVSISKLETNALLAAASELRNITKEADVKDGSNVSCTKRELVKGKAKGKSKKTTEKRRGSNRKNRNNEGNDNDQGTAVEAEGQLGKTDEHADIDASKVSTDDDFMLASTSGGACNYSSDFRGLANGKPLPPVQFHALDSDLHILDVWKPSIIIVYHPDITFVREIEVYKAENPSRKLKVYFLFYEDSTEVQKFESSIRRENEAFESLIRQKSLMMIPVDQDGRCIGPTLANEPDPLLCQNSITRKAGGKKAPEKEMQVIVDMREFMSSLPNVLHQKGIRIVPVTLEVGDYVLSPLICVERKSIADLFQSFASGRLYNQVEIMARYYKIPVLLIEFSQDKSFSFQSASEIGDDVSPTNIISKLSLLVLHFPRLRIVWSRSLHATAEIFVSLKTNQDEPDEKKAIRVGVPSEDGIVEDDVRAENYNTSAIEFLRRLPGVTDSNYRAIMDGCNSLAELALLPVEELAGLVGSQKGARTLKEFLDAKCPTML, from the exons atgcttGCGTTCGAGGAGCAGGTGGTGTCGGACCTGGTAGAGGACCCCAACGGCGGGCTGGTGGTCCTCTCCTCGGGCTTCCCGctcgcctccctcgccgccgccctccttcTCCAGCTACACCTGCACCCGCCCCCCGGCGACGCGACAGGCGGAGGATGCCTCCTCGTCCTCTCTGCCCCGGACCCCCTCAAGGCCcggatccgccgccgcctccaagaCAGGCTGCAGGTCCACGATGTACcccccgacctccccgcccagCAGCGCGCCTCCCTTTATGCCTCTGGCGccgccctcttcctctcccccCGCGCTCTCGCCGCCGACCTCCTCACCTCCCGCCTCCACCCCTCCCACGTCCgggccctcctcctcctctccgccCACCGCTCCTCCGATACCTCCTCTGACGCCTTCAtcgcccgcctcctccgccaacGCCGTCTTCTCCCCGTCTACGCCTTCTCTGACCGCCCCCACGCCATGGTCGCCGGCTTCTCCAAGGCCGAGCGTGCCATGAAGAGCCTCTACATCCGGCGTCTCCATCTCTGGCCCCGCTTCCACGTCCTCGCCGCCGCAGACCTGGAGCGCGCCCCGCCTGACGTGGTCGACGTCCGCGTCCCCATGACGCCTGCCATGAGGGGCATCCAAGCCGCCGTCCTCGCTGCCATGGACGCCTGCCTCAAGGAGCTCAGGCGCACCAACAAGGTGGACGTCGAGGACCTCACCGTTGACAAGGGCCTTTTCAAGTCCTTCGATGAGATCGTCAGGAGGCAGCTCGACCCCATCTGGCACACTCTCGGCAAGAAGACAAAGCAGCTTGTGGCGGACCTCAGGACGCTACGCAAGCTGCTCGATTACCTTGTCAG GTATGATGCAGTTACATACTTGAAGTACCTTGACACGCTGAGAGTATCTGAAGGTGTTAGATCAGTTTGGATACTTGCTGACTCAAGCCACAAGATATTTGAGCTTGCAAAAAGGCGTGTTTACCAGGTTGTGAGAGCAGATGGTATGAGGGTTAGCACTGATAACAAGGGCACACCAACAAAGAAGATGAAATTGGTACACAATAGTACCG AAAACGAGGGCTCCACTGCAGACAAGCACAACACTCAGAAGGTTATTGCTGATGTGGGCATTGTGTTGGATGAGGTTTTGGAGGAGGCGCCAAAATGGAAAGTGTTACGG GAATTGTTGCAAGAGATAGCAGAAGAACAGATGAAGGGAGATCGTGAGAATGCACAAGATGAAGATGAAAGTGGCATAGTTTTAGTAACATGTAAAGATGAGCTCACATGCTTTCAGCTGCAAGAATGCATATCAAAAGACCCCCATAAG GTTATGCGAGAAGAGTGGGAGAAGTATTTGCTTGGGAAAGCTGAGCTGCATGGATTacagaaaaagaacaagaaaaaaTCTGAGCAACCAAAAGGGTTTGGTGTCCTGGATGGGGAAGTTCAAATGGGGCCTAATGAGAGTGCAGGCCCCGTTAGCATTAGCAAGCTTGAAACTAATGCCTTACTTGCAGCTGCCTCTGAATTAAGAAATATAACTAAGGAAGCTGATGTCAAGGATGGTTCAAATGTCAGCTGCACTAAAAGGGAGTTGGTAAAGGGAAAAGCAAAGGGCAAATCAAAGAAAACCACTGAAAAGAGACGAGGCAGCAATAGAAAAAATAGAAATAACGAGGGAAATGACAACGACCAAGGTACTGCTGTGGAGGCGGAAGGCCAATTAGGCAAAACCGATGAACATGCCGATATCGATGCTTCTAAGGTGTCCACAGATGATGATTTCATGTTGGCCTCTACTTCTGGTGGTGCCTGTAATTATTCATCTGATTTTAGAGGTTTGGCAAATGGCAAGCCACTACCTCCTGTGCAATTTCATGCCCTAGACAGTGACCTGCACATACTTGATGTATGGAAGCCATCTATTATCATTGTTTACCATCCAGATATAACTTTTGTTAGAGAAATTGAAGTATACAAGGCAGAAAACCCATCAAGGAAGTTAAAAGTTTACTTTCTTTTTTATGAAGATTCTACCGAGGTGCAAAAATTTGAATCTAGCATTCGCCGAGAAAATGAAGCATTTGAATCTTTGATAAGACAGAAGTCCCTAATGATGATACCCGTTGATCAG GATGGCCGTTGCATTGGACCAACTCTTGCAAATGAACCGGATCCTCTTTTGTGTCAGAACTCAATCACAAGAAAGGCAGGTGGTAAAAAGGCACCAGAGAAAGAGATGCAG GTTATTGTAGACATGAGAGAGTTCATGAGCAGTCTTCCCAATGTACTACACCAGAAAGGTATTCGTATAGTACCGGTAACCCTTGAAGTTGGTGACTATGTTCTTTCTCCTCTGATCTGTGTTGAACGAAAAAGTATCGCGGACTTGTTCCAAAGCTTTGCTTCTGGTCGTCTTTACAATCAGGTAGAGATCATGGCACGTTACTACAAGATCCCAGTTCTTCTCATAGAGTTCTCGCAAGATAAGAGCTTTTCCTTTCAG TCTGCAAGTGAGATTGGGGATGATGTCTCTCCAACAAACATAATCTCGAAGCTTTCATTGCTAGTCCTGCATTTTCCTCGGCTTCGCATAGTCTGGTCACGCAGCTTGCATGCTACCGCGGAAATATTTGTATCACTTAAAACAAATCAGGATGAACCTGATGAGAAAAAGGCCATTAGAGTTGGCGTGCCATCTGAGGATGGGATTGTGGAGGACGATGTGAG GGCTGAAAATTACAACACATCGGCCATTGAGTTCTTAAGAAGGCTTCCTGGGGTGACGGATTCGAATTATAGA
- the LOC112874918 gene encoding DNA repair endonuclease UVH1 isoform X3, with protein MLAFEEQVVSDLVEDPNGGLVVLSSGFPLASLAAALLLQLHLHPPPGDATGGGCLLVLSAPDPLKARIRRRLQDRLQVHDVPPDLPAQQRASLYASGAALFLSPRALAADLLTSRLHPSHVRALLLLSAHRSSDTSSDAFIARLLRQRRLLPVYAFSDRPHAMVAGFSKAERAMKSLYIRRLHLWPRFHVLAAADLERAPPDVVDVRVPMTPAMRGIQAAVLAAMDACLKELRRTNKVDVEDLTVDKGLFKSFDEIVRRQLDPIWHTLGKKTKQLVADLRTLRKLLDYLVRPTCRYDAVTYLKYLDTLRVSEGVRSVWILADSSHKIFELAKRRVYQVVRADGMRVSTDNKGTPTKKMKLVHNSTENEGSTADKHNTQKVIADVGIVLDEVLEEAPKWKVLRELLQEIAEEQMKGDRENAQDEDESGIVLVTCKDELTCFQLQECISKDPHKVMREEWEKYLLGKAELHGLQKKNKKKSEQPKGFGVLDGEVQMGPNESAGPVSISKLETNALLAAASELRNITKEADVKDGSNVSCTKRELVKGKAKGKSKKTTEKRRGSNRKNRNNEGNDNDQGTAVEAEGQLGKTDEHADIDASKVSTDDDFMLASTSGGACNYSSDFRGLANGKPLPPVQFHALDSDLHILDVWKPSIIIVYHPDITFVREIEVYKAENPSRKLKVYFLFYEDSTEVQKFESSIRRENEAFESLIRQKSLMMIPVDQDGRCIGPTLANEPDPLLCQNSITRKAGGKKAPEKEMQVIVDMREFMSSLPNVLHQKGIRIVPVTLEVGDYVLSPLICVERKSIADLFQSFASGRLYNQVEIMARYYKIPVLLIEFSQDKSFSFQSASEIGDDVSPTNIISKLSLLVLHFPRLRIVWSRSLHATAEIFVSLKTNQDEPDEKKAIRVGVPSEDGIVEDDVRAENYNTSAIEFLRRLPGVTDSNYRAIMDGCNSLAELALLPVEELAGLVGSQKGARTLKEFLDAKCPTML; from the exons atgcttGCGTTCGAGGAGCAGGTGGTGTCGGACCTGGTAGAGGACCCCAACGGCGGGCTGGTGGTCCTCTCCTCGGGCTTCCCGctcgcctccctcgccgccgccctccttcTCCAGCTACACCTGCACCCGCCCCCCGGCGACGCGACAGGCGGAGGATGCCTCCTCGTCCTCTCTGCCCCGGACCCCCTCAAGGCCcggatccgccgccgcctccaagaCAGGCTGCAGGTCCACGATGTACcccccgacctccccgcccagCAGCGCGCCTCCCTTTATGCCTCTGGCGccgccctcttcctctcccccCGCGCTCTCGCCGCCGACCTCCTCACCTCCCGCCTCCACCCCTCCCACGTCCgggccctcctcctcctctccgccCACCGCTCCTCCGATACCTCCTCTGACGCCTTCAtcgcccgcctcctccgccaacGCCGTCTTCTCCCCGTCTACGCCTTCTCTGACCGCCCCCACGCCATGGTCGCCGGCTTCTCCAAGGCCGAGCGTGCCATGAAGAGCCTCTACATCCGGCGTCTCCATCTCTGGCCCCGCTTCCACGTCCTCGCCGCCGCAGACCTGGAGCGCGCCCCGCCTGACGTGGTCGACGTCCGCGTCCCCATGACGCCTGCCATGAGGGGCATCCAAGCCGCCGTCCTCGCTGCCATGGACGCCTGCCTCAAGGAGCTCAGGCGCACCAACAAGGTGGACGTCGAGGACCTCACCGTTGACAAGGGCCTTTTCAAGTCCTTCGATGAGATCGTCAGGAGGCAGCTCGACCCCATCTGGCACACTCTCGGCAAGAAGACAAAGCAGCTTGTGGCGGACCTCAGGACGCTACGCAAGCTGCTCGATTACCTTGTCAG GCCAACGTGTAGGTATGATGCAGTTACATACTTGAAGTACCTTGACACGCTGAGAGTATCTGAAGGTGTTAGATCAGTTTGGATACTTGCTGACTCAAGCCACAAGATATTTGAGCTTGCAAAAAGGCGTGTTTACCAGGTTGTGAGAGCAGATGGTATGAGGGTTAGCACTGATAACAAGGGCACACCAACAAAGAAGATGAAATTGGTACACAATAGTACCG AAAACGAGGGCTCCACTGCAGACAAGCACAACACTCAGAAGGTTATTGCTGATGTGGGCATTGTGTTGGATGAGGTTTTGGAGGAGGCGCCAAAATGGAAAGTGTTACGG GAATTGTTGCAAGAGATAGCAGAAGAACAGATGAAGGGAGATCGTGAGAATGCACAAGATGAAGATGAAAGTGGCATAGTTTTAGTAACATGTAAAGATGAGCTCACATGCTTTCAGCTGCAAGAATGCATATCAAAAGACCCCCATAAG GTTATGCGAGAAGAGTGGGAGAAGTATTTGCTTGGGAAAGCTGAGCTGCATGGATTacagaaaaagaacaagaaaaaaTCTGAGCAACCAAAAGGGTTTGGTGTCCTGGATGGGGAAGTTCAAATGGGGCCTAATGAGAGTGCAGGCCCCGTTAGCATTAGCAAGCTTGAAACTAATGCCTTACTTGCAGCTGCCTCTGAATTAAGAAATATAACTAAGGAAGCTGATGTCAAGGATGGTTCAAATGTCAGCTGCACTAAAAGGGAGTTGGTAAAGGGAAAAGCAAAGGGCAAATCAAAGAAAACCACTGAAAAGAGACGAGGCAGCAATAGAAAAAATAGAAATAACGAGGGAAATGACAACGACCAAGGTACTGCTGTGGAGGCGGAAGGCCAATTAGGCAAAACCGATGAACATGCCGATATCGATGCTTCTAAGGTGTCCACAGATGATGATTTCATGTTGGCCTCTACTTCTGGTGGTGCCTGTAATTATTCATCTGATTTTAGAGGTTTGGCAAATGGCAAGCCACTACCTCCTGTGCAATTTCATGCCCTAGACAGTGACCTGCACATACTTGATGTATGGAAGCCATCTATTATCATTGTTTACCATCCAGATATAACTTTTGTTAGAGAAATTGAAGTATACAAGGCAGAAAACCCATCAAGGAAGTTAAAAGTTTACTTTCTTTTTTATGAAGATTCTACCGAGGTGCAAAAATTTGAATCTAGCATTCGCCGAGAAAATGAAGCATTTGAATCTTTGATAAGACAGAAGTCCCTAATGATGATACCCGTTGATCAG GATGGCCGTTGCATTGGACCAACTCTTGCAAATGAACCGGATCCTCTTTTGTGTCAGAACTCAATCACAAGAAAGGCAGGTGGTAAAAAGGCACCAGAGAAAGAGATGCAG GTTATTGTAGACATGAGAGAGTTCATGAGCAGTCTTCCCAATGTACTACACCAGAAAGGTATTCGTATAGTACCGGTAACCCTTGAAGTTGGTGACTATGTTCTTTCTCCTCTGATCTGTGTTGAACGAAAAAGTATCGCGGACTTGTTCCAAAGCTTTGCTTCTGGTCGTCTTTACAATCAGGTAGAGATCATGGCACGTTACTACAAGATCCCAGTTCTTCTCATAGAGTTCTCGCAAGATAAGAGCTTTTCCTTTCAG TCTGCAAGTGAGATTGGGGATGATGTCTCTCCAACAAACATAATCTCGAAGCTTTCATTGCTAGTCCTGCATTTTCCTCGGCTTCGCATAGTCTGGTCACGCAGCTTGCATGCTACCGCGGAAATATTTGTATCACTTAAAACAAATCAGGATGAACCTGATGAGAAAAAGGCCATTAGAGTTGGCGTGCCATCTGAGGATGGGATTGTGGAGGACGATGTGAG GGCTGAAAATTACAACACATCGGCCATTGAGTTCTTAAGAAGGCTTCCTGGGGTGACGGATTCGAATTATAGA
- the LOC112874918 gene encoding DNA repair endonuclease UVH1 isoform X6 — protein MLAFEEQVVSDLVEDPNGGLVVLSSGFPLASLAAALLLQLHLHPPPGDATGGGCLLVLSAPDPLKARIRRRLQDRLQVHDVPPDLPAQQRASLYASGAALFLSPRALAADLLTSRLHPSHVRALLLLSAHRSSDTSSDAFIARLLRQRRLLPVYAFSDRPHAMVAGFSKAERAMKSLYIRRLHLWPRFHVLAAADLERAPPDVVDVRVPMTPAMRGIQAAVLAAMDACLKELRRTNKVDVEDLTVDKGLFKSFDEIVRRQLDPIWHTLGKKTKQLVADLRTLRKLLDYLVRPTCRYDAVTYLKYLDTLRVSEGVRSVWILADSSHKIFELAKRRVYQVVRADGMRVSTDNKGTPTKKMKLVHNSTGKGKENENEGSTADKHNTQKVIADVGIVLDEVLEEAPKWKVLRELLQEIAEEQMKGDRENAQDEDESGIVLVTCKDELTCFQLQECISKDPHKDGRCIGPTLANEPDPLLCQNSITRKAGGKKAPEKEMQVIVDMREFMSSLPNVLHQKGIRIVPVTLEVGDYVLSPLICVERKSIADLFQSFASGRLYNQVEIMARYYKIPVLLIEFSQDKSFSFQSASEIGDDVSPTNIISKLSLLVLHFPRLRIVWSRSLHATAEIFVSLKTNQDEPDEKKAIRVGVPSEDGIVEDDVRAENYNTSAIEFLRRLPGVTDSNYRAIMDGCNSLAELALLPVEELAGLVGSQKGARTLKEFLDAKCPTML, from the exons atgcttGCGTTCGAGGAGCAGGTGGTGTCGGACCTGGTAGAGGACCCCAACGGCGGGCTGGTGGTCCTCTCCTCGGGCTTCCCGctcgcctccctcgccgccgccctccttcTCCAGCTACACCTGCACCCGCCCCCCGGCGACGCGACAGGCGGAGGATGCCTCCTCGTCCTCTCTGCCCCGGACCCCCTCAAGGCCcggatccgccgccgcctccaagaCAGGCTGCAGGTCCACGATGTACcccccgacctccccgcccagCAGCGCGCCTCCCTTTATGCCTCTGGCGccgccctcttcctctcccccCGCGCTCTCGCCGCCGACCTCCTCACCTCCCGCCTCCACCCCTCCCACGTCCgggccctcctcctcctctccgccCACCGCTCCTCCGATACCTCCTCTGACGCCTTCAtcgcccgcctcctccgccaacGCCGTCTTCTCCCCGTCTACGCCTTCTCTGACCGCCCCCACGCCATGGTCGCCGGCTTCTCCAAGGCCGAGCGTGCCATGAAGAGCCTCTACATCCGGCGTCTCCATCTCTGGCCCCGCTTCCACGTCCTCGCCGCCGCAGACCTGGAGCGCGCCCCGCCTGACGTGGTCGACGTCCGCGTCCCCATGACGCCTGCCATGAGGGGCATCCAAGCCGCCGTCCTCGCTGCCATGGACGCCTGCCTCAAGGAGCTCAGGCGCACCAACAAGGTGGACGTCGAGGACCTCACCGTTGACAAGGGCCTTTTCAAGTCCTTCGATGAGATCGTCAGGAGGCAGCTCGACCCCATCTGGCACACTCTCGGCAAGAAGACAAAGCAGCTTGTGGCGGACCTCAGGACGCTACGCAAGCTGCTCGATTACCTTGTCAG GCCAACGTGTAGGTATGATGCAGTTACATACTTGAAGTACCTTGACACGCTGAGAGTATCTGAAGGTGTTAGATCAGTTTGGATACTTGCTGACTCAAGCCACAAGATATTTGAGCTTGCAAAAAGGCGTGTTTACCAGGTTGTGAGAGCAGATGGTATGAGGGTTAGCACTGATAACAAGGGCACACCAACAAAGAAGATGAAATTGGTACACAATAGTACCGGTAAGGGAAAAGAAAATG AAAACGAGGGCTCCACTGCAGACAAGCACAACACTCAGAAGGTTATTGCTGATGTGGGCATTGTGTTGGATGAGGTTTTGGAGGAGGCGCCAAAATGGAAAGTGTTACGG GAATTGTTGCAAGAGATAGCAGAAGAACAGATGAAGGGAGATCGTGAGAATGCACAAGATGAAGATGAAAGTGGCATAGTTTTAGTAACATGTAAAGATGAGCTCACATGCTTTCAGCTGCAAGAATGCATATCAAAAGACCCCCATAAG GATGGCCGTTGCATTGGACCAACTCTTGCAAATGAACCGGATCCTCTTTTGTGTCAGAACTCAATCACAAGAAAGGCAGGTGGTAAAAAGGCACCAGAGAAAGAGATGCAG GTTATTGTAGACATGAGAGAGTTCATGAGCAGTCTTCCCAATGTACTACACCAGAAAGGTATTCGTATAGTACCGGTAACCCTTGAAGTTGGTGACTATGTTCTTTCTCCTCTGATCTGTGTTGAACGAAAAAGTATCGCGGACTTGTTCCAAAGCTTTGCTTCTGGTCGTCTTTACAATCAGGTAGAGATCATGGCACGTTACTACAAGATCCCAGTTCTTCTCATAGAGTTCTCGCAAGATAAGAGCTTTTCCTTTCAG TCTGCAAGTGAGATTGGGGATGATGTCTCTCCAACAAACATAATCTCGAAGCTTTCATTGCTAGTCCTGCATTTTCCTCGGCTTCGCATAGTCTGGTCACGCAGCTTGCATGCTACCGCGGAAATATTTGTATCACTTAAAACAAATCAGGATGAACCTGATGAGAAAAAGGCCATTAGAGTTGGCGTGCCATCTGAGGATGGGATTGTGGAGGACGATGTGAG GGCTGAAAATTACAACACATCGGCCATTGAGTTCTTAAGAAGGCTTCCTGGGGTGACGGATTCGAATTATAGA